Within bacterium, the genomic segment AGCAGGTCATGTTCGCGCTGATGGCTGATAAGGTGCGGAACGATCCCGATGGCCATGATTTTGATGCGACCCTGACCAACGTGGAGTTCGTGCTGACGGTTGTCACTGGGCCGACTCTTTTTCCTGGCCACCCCTTCCATTACTGGGCCGGTGTTTGGGCGGATGGCAAGCCGGCCGGCCTGCGCTTCACCGACCGCGAACTCTGGCTCGATTTTCTCGCCTCCGGCACGGCCTATGAGCCGATCATCTGGACCGTCGAATGGTGTGGCTATGTCGCAGGTGTGATGAATACCTCTTATGACGATCATCTCGGAGATATACGTATCCCGATCCTTAATCTGACGCCTGCCGGCGGTTTCGCAGAAGCGACCCGGTATGGGCTAAGCCTGCTCGGCAGCAGGGATATCGAAACCTTGATGCCCTCGATGGGGCTGCCCGCTGAAGAGGAATTTGCCCATATCGACCTCTTCACCGCGCCGGAAGCCGAGCACCTGGTCTGGCAGCCGATGCTCCGCTGGATCAACGCCCATACGCCGGCCAACCGGTAGTCGCTCTCAGCCCGGACACGTGCATCTTATCCTGAGGCGGTGGCTGCTGGTACAGCCGCCGCCTGCTGTTCTCCTCACCCAACTTTCCCGCGAACATCTCCCGCCAGACTATTTCCTGATTTCGCTTGTTTTTTAAGGGCCGGTTGGCTATTTTTCGTATCAGGCCTTTTGTTTCACCGTATTTGTGACCCTCGTGAAAGAGCGCAGGCATGCAAAAAATTTCGATCCGTACCAGCCGCCGCTGCGACATCGTCGATATCACTCCTTTTGTCCGCACCTGCTTGCGCGAAATCGGCGCGGAGAGCGGAGTGATGACCCTCTTTTGTCCCCATACCACGGCCGGCCTCACCGTCAACGAGAACGCCGATCCCGATGTGCGCCGCGACCTCACCGCTTTCCTCAACCGCGCTATCCCTCAGGAAGCGGGGTATGCCCACAGCGAGGGCAATTCCGACGCCCACATCAAGAGCACCCTCACCAACTCTGCGCAGATGCTGATCGTGGAGGGGGGAGAGGTGATGCTCGGCACCTGGCAGGGCGTCTTTTTTATGGAATACGACGGGCCGCGCAGCCGCGAGGTCTGGCTGCAGTTCACCGGCAGCCATCGCCAGAGCGGATCAGAGACGTCGCGACCAAAGGAGAGGCCGTGACCATCAGAAGTGTCGAAGCGACGCGCTATGTGACGCCCTTGAAGGAGGGCGGCTCGCTGCCGGCTATCGTCGAGGCGGATGATGACGGCCTCTATGTCCTCAAGTTCCGCGGTGCGGGACAGGGCCCCAAGGCCCTGATCGCCGAGCTGGTTGGCGGAGAGATCGCCCGCGCCGCCGGACTGCCCGTGCCCGAGATCGTCTTTATCCATCTGGAGGCGGAGTTGGCGCGCACCGAACCCGATCCGGAGATCCACGACCTCATCCGCATGAGTGCAGGACTCAATCTCGGCCTCGATTACCTGCCGGGCTCCATCATGTTCAACCCGGTGCTGCATCCGGTCTCCGAAATCCTGGCTTCCGAGATCGTCTGGCTGGATGCCTTCGTCACCAATATCGACCGCACGCCGCGCAATACCAACATGCTGATGTGGCACAAGCAGCTCTACCTCATCGACCATGGCGCCTCGCTCTATTTTCACCACGCCTGGCACCATTATCTGGAGAGGAGCGGCGATCCCTTTCCCCTCATCAAGGATCATGTGCTGCTGCCTTCGGCCGGTGCGCTGCGGCAGGCCGGGGACAAGATGCGGGCGGCCATCGGACCGGAGGTGGTCGAGCGTGTGATCGCGATGATTCCGGAGGCGTGGTTCGACGGCAACACCCCCTTTTCGAGTTCTGGAGAAACCCGCAAGGCCTACATCGTCTATCTCAGGAAACGGCTCGAGGAATCGGAATCCTTTGTCGAGGAGGCGATGCGTGCGCGGTCCCTACTTGTATGATTACGCGATCCTGCGCGTCGTCCCCCGGGTCGAGCGCGAAGAGTTCGTCAATGTCGGCGTAATTCTCTCCTGCCCGCAGAAAAAATATCTCGAGGCACGGTTCGAACTGGATCAGGAGCGCCTCCTGGCGCTCGATCCGGGGCTGGATCTCGCATTGCTGCGCAGCCAGCTGGAACTCTATCCGCAACTCTGCCGCGGCGGCGAAGCGGCGGGGCCCATCGGCAGGCTGTCACAGCGCGAGCGCTTCCAGTGGCTCATCGCGCCCAAGAGCACCATCATCCAGACCTCGCCGGTGCACACGGGTTGGTGCGAACATCCGGAGCTGGTGCTGGAACATCTGCTCAACACCATGGTGCGGCCGCACCGATAGACAAACGGCGGTTTCATGGTACCGCGGCACGGCCGGCATCAGCTGATTCAGATTTATGCGTACAAGCCGCGGCGTCTTGTGGCATGTATTCATGGCGCCTGAGAGGGCGCCAAGGAGGTGGCATGAACGAACA encodes:
- a CDS encoding secondary thiamine-phosphate synthase enzyme YjbQ; amino-acid sequence: MQKISIRTSRRCDIVDITPFVRTCLREIGAESGVMTLFCPHTTAGLTVNENADPDVRRDLTAFLNRAIPQEAGYAHSEGNSDAHIKSTLTNSAQMLIVEGGEVMLGTWQGVFFMEYDGPRSREVWLQFTGSHRQSGSETSRPKERP
- a CDS encoding aminotransferase class I and II; this translates as MTIRSVEATRYVTPLKEGGSLPAIVEADDDGLYVLKFRGAGQGPKALIAELVGGEIARAAGLPVPEIVFIHLEAELARTEPDPEIHDLIRMSAGLNLGLDYLPGSIMFNPVLHPVSEILASEIVWLDAFVTNIDRTPRNTNMLMWHKQLYLIDHGASLYFHHAWHHYLERSGDPFPLIKDHVLLPSAGALRQAGDKMRAAIGPEVVERVIAMIPEAWFDGNTPFSSSGETRKAYIVYLRKRLEESESFVEEAMRARSLLV
- a CDS encoding DUF3037 domain-containing protein, translated to MRGPYLYDYAILRVVPRVEREEFVNVGVILSCPQKKYLEARFELDQERLLALDPGLDLALLRSQLELYPQLCRGGEAAGPIGRLSQRERFQWLIAPKSTIIQTSPVHTGWCEHPELVLEHLLNTMVRPHR